Proteins encoded within one genomic window of Corynebacterium aurimucosum:
- the dnaJ gene encoding molecular chaperone DnaJ, with protein MARDYYGILGVEKSASDAEIKKAYRKLARKYHPDVNPGDEEAAEKFREASLAQEVLLDPQKRRVVDMGGDPMEERAAQGGGFGGFGGGGLGDIFAEFFGGGAASRGPRSRVQPGDDALLRTTITLEEAYSGVKQQVKVDTAVVCDRCEGSGSESKSKPVTCDHCGGMGQVQEVQRSMLGNMMTTRDCPKCYGFGEVVTDPCGHCGGDGRVRKRRDITVNIPAGIGDGMRIRMASQGEVGHGGGPAGDLYVEVHTEPHPVFERNADDLHLTVRVPMVDAALGSSCTVEQLDGEELTIDIAPGTQPGESITLQGKGMPRLRTDGFGNLHAHVDVVIPTDLDKKTREALEKVRAAGHGGTEVHHAGDGQGESLFSRFRDKFRR; from the coding sequence GTGGCTCGTGACTACTACGGCATTCTTGGTGTAGAAAAGTCGGCGTCCGACGCCGAGATTAAGAAGGCTTACCGCAAGCTGGCGCGCAAGTACCACCCGGATGTGAACCCGGGCGATGAGGAGGCCGCGGAGAAGTTCCGCGAGGCTTCCCTTGCACAGGAGGTTCTGCTGGATCCGCAGAAGCGCCGGGTTGTGGACATGGGTGGTGACCCCATGGAGGAGCGCGCGGCCCAGGGCGGCGGCTTTGGTGGTTTCGGTGGCGGCGGCCTCGGGGATATCTTCGCCGAGTTCTTCGGCGGGGGAGCAGCCTCCCGCGGCCCGCGTTCCCGTGTGCAGCCCGGCGATGACGCGCTGCTGCGCACCACGATTACCCTCGAAGAGGCTTATAGCGGAGTGAAGCAGCAGGTCAAGGTCGATACCGCCGTGGTCTGTGACCGTTGTGAGGGCTCTGGTTCTGAGTCCAAGTCCAAGCCGGTGACCTGTGATCACTGTGGCGGTATGGGCCAGGTTCAGGAGGTCCAGCGCAGCATGCTGGGCAACATGATGACTACCCGCGATTGCCCGAAGTGCTATGGCTTCGGCGAAGTAGTCACCGATCCCTGCGGCCACTGCGGTGGCGATGGCCGCGTGCGCAAGCGCCGCGATATTACGGTGAACATCCCCGCCGGCATTGGTGATGGCATGCGCATCCGCATGGCTTCCCAGGGCGAGGTCGGCCACGGCGGCGGCCCCGCTGGTGACCTCTACGTCGAGGTACACACCGAGCCGCACCCCGTTTTCGAGCGCAATGCTGATGACCTGCACCTGACCGTGCGCGTGCCCATGGTGGATGCAGCTCTGGGCTCTTCCTGCACCGTCGAGCAGCTCGACGGCGAGGAGCTCACCATCGATATCGCGCCGGGCACCCAGCCGGGCGAATCCATCACCCTCCAGGGCAAGGGCATGCCGCGCCTGCGCACCGACGGATTCGGCAACCTCCACGCTCACGTGGATGTGGTGATCCCGACGGACCTGGATAAGAAGACCCGCGAGGCCCTCGAAAAGGTCCGCGCCGCCGGCCACGGAGGCACCGAGGTCCACCATGCCGGGGATGGCCAGGGCGAATCCCTTTTTAGCCGCTTCCGCGATAAGTTCCGCCGCTAA
- a CDS encoding PhoH family protein, producing MPIITTKFDLDSAYLATVLGPADDNLRVLGNLVGVDLFARGTTITAAGPDYEVARARKVLEELEAIARRGHPVSTDTVKHTLDLVTVDAPASVSETLAADIVSRRGKAVRPKTVGQSRYVQAIDENTIVFGIGPAGTGKTYLAVAKAVQALRAKQVSRIILTRPAVEAGEKLGFLPGTLNDKIDPYLRPLYDALRDMIDPEMIPKLMEAGIIEVAPLAYMRGRTLNDAFVILDEAQNTTPAQMKMFLTRLGFGSTIVVTGDISQVDLPGGQVSGLRLVRRILKGVPDIHFAELGSADVVRHQLVGRIVEAYDNFVEQEEKK from the coding sequence GTGCCTATTATCACCACCAAGTTTGATCTCGATTCCGCCTACCTGGCCACGGTGCTCGGCCCGGCGGACGATAACCTGCGCGTTTTGGGCAACCTCGTGGGCGTGGACCTCTTTGCCCGCGGCACCACCATTACTGCCGCCGGCCCCGATTATGAGGTAGCCCGCGCGCGCAAGGTCCTGGAGGAACTCGAGGCGATTGCCCGCCGCGGTCACCCGGTGAGCACCGATACCGTGAAGCACACCCTGGACCTGGTCACGGTGGATGCCCCGGCCTCCGTGTCTGAGACGCTCGCGGCCGATATCGTCTCGCGCCGCGGCAAGGCCGTGCGCCCGAAGACGGTGGGGCAATCGCGCTATGTGCAGGCGATTGATGAGAACACGATTGTCTTCGGCATTGGTCCGGCCGGTACCGGTAAGACCTACCTGGCGGTGGCCAAGGCGGTGCAGGCCCTGCGCGCCAAGCAGGTCAGCCGCATTATCTTGACCCGCCCGGCCGTGGAAGCGGGGGAGAAGCTGGGCTTTCTGCCTGGCACACTCAACGACAAGATTGACCCCTACCTGCGCCCGCTCTACGACGCTTTGCGGGACATGATCGACCCGGAGATGATTCCGAAGCTCATGGAAGCCGGCATCATTGAGGTCGCCCCCTTGGCCTATATGCGTGGCCGCACGCTCAACGATGCCTTCGTCATCCTCGATGAGGCCCAAAACACCACGCCGGCGCAGATGAAAATGTTCCTGACGCGTTTGGGCTTTGGCTCCACCATCGTAGTGACCGGGGATATCTCCCAGGTGGATCTGCCCGGTGGCCAGGTCTCCGGGCTGCGCCTGGTGCGCCGCATTCTCAAGGGCGTGCCGGATATTCACTTCGCGGAGCTGGGCTCTGCTGATGTGGTGCGCCACCAGCTGGTCGGGCGCATCGTGGAGGCCTACGACAATTTTGTTGAGCAGGAGGAGAAGAAATGA
- a CDS encoding ATP-binding protein, protein MDDALNPYTPGSGIAPTVLTGRERDLHAFDNLVKRVQNGLLGRPMLLVGLRGVGKTVLLNQLKRKADQADWLTIKFEASQGARGREGARRALAQGLAKASLRYRTKAKVSEGFNFIAAAVKSFSLSVGQSIIDLGVEVGDIPPATGNLELDLHDVIEAITTTLLKEDKALGIFIDEMQDLDEELLEALISAQHEAGQLGLPFYIIGAGLPSLPGILAESRSYAERMFEVHQIGRLEMYAALAAFREPARTQNVEFDDEAVEYLANVSGQYPYFIQEFGAQMWRTARTSPMDSDAARRAARLGIEQLDRGFFQARWDRATPAERDYLTAMAKVGGVEISSKDIADILGKDTKKLGPVRAKLISKGLIYAPEHGRVSYTVPNFDDFIARQDG, encoded by the coding sequence ATGGATGATGCCTTAAACCCCTACACTCCTGGCTCGGGCATCGCGCCGACAGTTCTTACTGGGCGCGAGAGAGACCTTCATGCGTTTGACAATCTTGTCAAACGCGTCCAGAACGGATTGCTTGGCCGTCCAATGCTGCTCGTTGGCTTGCGTGGAGTGGGTAAGACCGTGCTGCTCAACCAATTAAAAAGGAAGGCTGACCAAGCCGACTGGCTAACGATTAAGTTTGAGGCTTCGCAGGGGGCACGTGGACGAGAAGGAGCACGCCGTGCTCTAGCACAAGGTTTAGCCAAGGCCTCTTTGCGTTACCGAACGAAAGCCAAGGTATCTGAGGGTTTTAACTTTATTGCTGCGGCCGTAAAATCCTTTTCGCTCTCGGTAGGACAAAGCATTATTGACCTTGGAGTTGAAGTAGGAGACATTCCTCCGGCAACAGGAAACCTTGAGCTTGATCTGCACGATGTGATCGAGGCCATCACTACGACGCTCCTTAAGGAGGATAAAGCTTTAGGAATCTTCATCGACGAAATGCAAGACCTCGATGAAGAGCTGCTCGAAGCGCTCATTTCTGCACAACATGAAGCAGGGCAGCTGGGCTTGCCTTTTTACATTATTGGTGCTGGGCTTCCGAGTCTGCCAGGGATTCTGGCGGAGTCCCGCTCTTATGCAGAGCGAATGTTCGAGGTGCACCAAATTGGCAGGCTCGAAATGTATGCCGCACTTGCCGCCTTCCGTGAACCTGCGCGGACACAGAATGTGGAATTTGACGATGAAGCAGTTGAATATCTAGCAAATGTATCGGGGCAGTATCCGTATTTCATCCAGGAATTTGGTGCACAAATGTGGCGCACTGCGCGAACTTCACCTATGGATTCCGATGCAGCTCGACGCGCCGCGCGGCTTGGAATTGAGCAGTTGGACCGCGGGTTTTTCCAAGCCAGGTGGGATCGCGCTACTCCAGCTGAGCGGGACTACTTGACCGCGATGGCGAAGGTTGGCGGAGTGGAAATCTCGAGCAAGGACATCGCGGACATCTTAGGTAAAGACACGAAGAAATTGGGTCCTGTGCGAGCCAAGCTCATTAGTAAAGGGTTGATCTATGCTCCAGAACACGGCAGGGTGAGCTACACTGTGCCAAATTTTGACGACTTCATCGCCCGCCAGGACGGATAG
- a CDS encoding 16S rRNA (uracil(1498)-N(3))-methyltransferase translates to MSLPVFLHPDLSLAEVSQPVGLDGAEGRHAVTVKRMGPGEHLVLIDGSGRRATATITDTQGKDTLVALVDDLAILPEPSPRVVVVQAIPKSERAELAVDLATQAGADEIIAWQADRCVSKWDAKKAPKALAKWESAAVAAAKQSRRVRVPAVRGPLTTRQLCQEISGARALVLHEEAQVRLKDLEDLDSAGTIYLLVGPEGGIGAEELARLQDAGATAIKLGPEVLRTASASMVALASIGTLTARW, encoded by the coding sequence ATGTCTTTACCCGTCTTCCTCCACCCGGATCTTTCCCTCGCGGAGGTCAGCCAGCCGGTGGGCCTCGATGGTGCGGAGGGCCGCCACGCGGTCACCGTCAAGCGCATGGGCCCAGGGGAGCACTTGGTCCTGATCGATGGGTCCGGGCGCCGCGCTACCGCCACCATCACTGATACGCAGGGCAAGGACACGCTGGTCGCGCTTGTCGACGACCTCGCGATCCTCCCCGAACCCTCCCCGAGGGTGGTCGTGGTCCAGGCTATCCCCAAGTCTGAGCGCGCCGAACTCGCCGTCGACCTGGCTACCCAGGCCGGGGCGGATGAGATCATCGCCTGGCAGGCGGATCGCTGCGTGTCCAAATGGGATGCCAAGAAGGCCCCGAAGGCGCTAGCGAAGTGGGAATCTGCAGCCGTGGCGGCGGCGAAGCAATCGCGCCGAGTGCGCGTACCCGCGGTGCGCGGCCCGCTGACTACCCGCCAGCTATGCCAGGAGATTTCGGGTGCACGCGCCTTGGTTCTTCACGAGGAAGCTCAAGTGCGGCTCAAGGACCTGGAGGACCTCGACTCCGCCGGAACCATCTACCTACTGGTGGGGCCGGAGGGCGGCATCGGCGCGGAGGAACTGGCCCGCCTGCAGGACGCCGGTGCGACGGCGATCAAGTTGGGGCCGGAGGTGTTGCGGACGGCGTCGGCAAGCATGGTGGCCTTGGCCAGCATCGGCACCCTGACCGCGCGCTGGTAG
- the hrcA gene encoding heat-inducible transcriptional repressor HrcA → MSSSTDARRQEVLRAIVADYIASQSPVGSKALLERYQLGVSSATIRNDMAVLEAEGLIAQEHASSGRVPTQKGYRQFVDTLHDVKPLSKAERRAMLTFLEGGVDLEDVLRRSVQLLAQVTKQAAVVQMPNLKVSRVKHCEVVALSPVRLLLVLITDNGRVDQRNVELDDVIDPEQTHRLRDILNTALEGKTLTEASVELAALVDDSPADIRPHLLKAATTLIETLVEQPSDRLIMAGTSNLTRVALTEGLPSIIEALEEQVVVLKLLARVPDLGNVSVSIGEENEADELRQTSVVATRYGFGTGSEAAALGGLGVVGPTYMDYSGTISKVSAVARYVSEILAGE, encoded by the coding sequence ATGTCTAGCTCCACCGATGCCCGCCGCCAAGAGGTCCTGCGCGCCATCGTCGCGGACTACATCGCCTCGCAATCGCCCGTCGGCTCCAAGGCCCTGCTCGAGCGCTACCAGCTGGGCGTGTCCTCGGCGACGATTCGCAATGACATGGCCGTGCTCGAAGCCGAAGGCCTCATCGCCCAAGAGCACGCCAGCTCCGGGCGCGTGCCCACGCAGAAGGGCTACCGCCAGTTCGTCGATACGCTGCACGATGTTAAGCCGCTTTCCAAGGCCGAGCGCCGCGCCATGCTCACCTTCCTCGAGGGCGGCGTGGATTTGGAAGACGTGCTGCGCCGCTCTGTCCAGCTGTTGGCCCAGGTAACTAAGCAAGCGGCCGTCGTGCAGATGCCTAACCTCAAGGTCTCCCGCGTGAAGCACTGCGAGGTCGTGGCACTCTCACCGGTGCGTCTGCTCTTGGTGTTGATTACGGATAATGGGCGCGTCGATCAGCGCAATGTGGAGCTCGATGATGTCATCGACCCCGAGCAGACCCACCGCCTGCGCGATATCCTCAACACCGCCCTGGAGGGCAAGACGCTCACGGAAGCCTCGGTGGAGCTGGCCGCGCTTGTCGACGACTCCCCGGCCGATATCCGCCCCCACCTCCTCAAGGCGGCGACGACGCTGATTGAGACCCTCGTGGAGCAGCCCTCCGATCGCCTGATCATGGCGGGTACGTCCAATCTCACCCGCGTGGCCCTGACCGAGGGTTTGCCCTCTATCATCGAAGCTCTTGAAGAGCAGGTCGTGGTGCTGAAATTGCTGGCCCGCGTGCCAGACTTGGGCAACGTATCAGTCTCCATTGGTGAGGAAAATGAAGCCGATGAGCTGCGCCAAACCTCCGTCGTGGCCACGCGCTATGGATTCGGCACCGGCTCGGAGGCTGCAGCACTCGGCGGGCTTGGTGTGGTGGGGCCGACATATATGGATTATTCGGGAACAATCTCCAAGGTCTCTGCCGTTGCACGCTATGTGAGTGAAATTTTGGCGGGCGAGTAA
- the ybeY gene encoding rRNA maturation RNase YbeY: MSIEFINESGYDGVNEEMLIDVCSYALGRLDVNPDAECTITAVDLDTIAELHVRWMDLEGPTDVMSFPMDELTPGATGGRPDAAEAGPAMLGDIVLCPEFAQRQATAAGHSLGHELALLTVHGCLHLLGYDHTTAAEEKEMFGLQNELLADWYEDLAARGVSYQPKPSGPKAFPDAAERAELDKEVPGGGI; the protein is encoded by the coding sequence ATGAGCATCGAGTTTATCAACGAGTCCGGCTATGACGGCGTCAACGAGGAGATGCTGATCGACGTCTGCTCCTACGCCCTCGGCCGCCTCGACGTGAATCCGGATGCCGAGTGCACCATTACCGCGGTGGACCTGGACACCATCGCGGAGCTGCACGTGCGCTGGATGGACCTGGAAGGCCCGACCGACGTGATGAGCTTCCCCATGGATGAGCTCACCCCGGGTGCTACAGGCGGGCGCCCCGACGCAGCGGAGGCCGGACCGGCCATGCTGGGCGATATCGTGCTCTGCCCAGAGTTTGCGCAGCGCCAAGCCACCGCGGCCGGCCACTCCTTGGGCCACGAGTTGGCTCTGCTCACCGTGCACGGTTGCCTGCACCTGCTGGGCTATGACCACACCACTGCGGCGGAAGAGAAGGAAATGTTCGGCCTGCAGAACGAGCTGCTGGCGGACTGGTATGAGGACTTGGCGGCCCGTGGTGTGAGCTACCAGCCCAAGCCTTCTGGCCCGAAGGCTTTCCCGGATGCCGCCGAGCGCGCGGAGCTGGATAAGGAAGTTCCCGGCGGCGGCATCTAA